From the Nitrospirota bacterium genome, one window contains:
- a CDS encoding DegT/DnrJ/EryC1/StrS family aminotransferase, which yields MLHIPIAKPYLGDEEKRHVSEVIDSGWVSQGPKVAEFEERFAEYIGCRFAVATTSCTTALHAALAVSGIGPGDEVIVPSLSFIATANSVRYCGATPVFVDIDPGTCNIDVAKAGEAITKKTRAIMPVHQMGLPADLEPLMRIAEHNDITIIEDAACAIGSEYRGKKIGGNGNTACFSFHPRKIITTGEGGMITTDDSDTAARLRRFRHHGMSVSDIERHLANRIIIETYPEIGYNYRMTDMQAAMGIEQMKKLPFILESRKRLAAVYDDALGSIAHIRVPEVPPYANHNYQSYWIALLDSAPLERNVFMEKLHEKGIATRRGIMAIHTEASYRDYAGTPLPHTERITGSTVLLPLYPSLSTEEQAYIIDSIKRLMVK from the coding sequence ATGCTTCATATACCGATAGCCAAGCCGTATCTGGGAGATGAAGAGAAGAGACATGTCTCGGAGGTTATCGACAGCGGCTGGGTTTCCCAGGGGCCAAAAGTCGCCGAGTTCGAGGAAAGGTTTGCCGAATACATAGGCTGCCGGTTTGCGGTAGCCACCACGTCCTGTACGACCGCCCTCCATGCTGCGCTTGCGGTATCCGGTATCGGCCCCGGAGATGAAGTGATCGTGCCGTCCCTCTCTTTTATTGCCACTGCCAATTCCGTGCGCTACTGCGGCGCAACGCCTGTGTTTGTTGATATAGATCCCGGGACCTGCAATATCGATGTCGCAAAAGCCGGAGAGGCGATTACGAAAAAAACCAGAGCGATCATGCCTGTCCACCAAATGGGGCTTCCGGCTGACCTGGAGCCGTTGATGAGAATCGCGGAGCACAATGATATCACGATTATCGAAGATGCGGCCTGTGCAATAGGCTCGGAATACAGGGGGAAGAAAATAGGCGGGAACGGCAACACCGCGTGTTTCAGCTTTCATCCGAGAAAGATCATTACTACCGGAGAAGGAGGAATGATAACCACGGATGATTCTGATACTGCTGCGCGGCTCAGAAGGTTCAGGCACCACGGAATGTCCGTATCAGACATCGAAAGACATCTGGCGAACAGAATTATTATTGAAACCTATCCTGAAATAGGATATAACTACAGAATGACAGACATGCAGGCGGCAATGGGCATTGAGCAGATGAAAAAACTTCCTTTTATTCTGGAATCAAGGAAACGGCTTGCTGCGGTCTATGATGATGCACTTGGCAGTATTGCTCACATAAGAGTTCCCGAAGTGCCTCCCTATGCAAACCACAATTACCAGTCCTACTGGATAGCACTGCTGGATTCAGCGCCTCTTGAAAGAAACGTGTTCATGGAAAAACTGCATGAAAAGGGGATAGCGACCAGAAGGGGAATTATGGCGATTCATACAGAGGCAAGTTACAGGGATTATGCGGGAACTCCGCTTCCCCATACGGAAAGGATAACCGGAAGCACGGTTCTTCTGCCTCTTTATCCGTCCCTCAGCACGGAGGAACAGGCATATATTATCGATTCAATAAAAAGGCTGATGGTGAAGTAA
- a CDS encoding GDP-mannose 4,6-dehydratase, with protein sequence MEIKNRRVLVTGGAGFIGSHLVDALAPGNHVVVIDDFSSGTRENVAHHEGSPNVEIMEGDVRDQSLLLSLTRDIDVVYHLAVQCLRVSIKNPEINHEVNVTGTLNLLKASLENSVKRFVYISSSEIYGTALHVPMSESHPCEPITVYGASKLAGELYTLAYHKTYGLEAMVVRPFNTYGPREHLQGVYGEVIPRFVLRILNNMPPVIFGDGTQTRDFTYVSDTVNGIIMASACNGLIGQAVNIARGQEVSITQLAEIIAKALGRTDIRPVYEQNRPGDVKRHYADISKAGKLIGFSPAIDIEKGISLYIDWFNAQNFDVSGLIRQETIFNW encoded by the coding sequence ATGGAAATCAAAAACAGAAGAGTGCTGGTAACCGGCGGCGCAGGCTTCATAGGCAGCCATCTCGTGGACGCGCTTGCCCCGGGCAATCATGTAGTGGTCATAGATGATTTCTCATCCGGAACAAGAGAAAATGTTGCGCATCATGAAGGCAGCCCCAACGTCGAGATAATGGAAGGAGATGTGAGGGATCAGAGCCTTCTCCTGTCGCTGACCAGAGATATTGATGTGGTGTACCACCTTGCGGTGCAGTGCCTGAGAGTATCGATAAAGAATCCTGAGATCAATCACGAGGTGAATGTTACCGGCACCCTGAACCTTTTGAAGGCAAGCCTTGAGAATTCGGTAAAAAGGTTTGTGTATATCTCCTCATCAGAAATTTACGGCACTGCGCTCCATGTGCCGATGAGCGAGTCGCATCCCTGCGAGCCGATAACCGTGTACGGCGCGAGCAAGCTTGCGGGGGAACTCTATACCCTTGCGTATCACAAAACATACGGCCTTGAAGCCATGGTCGTGAGACCTTTCAATACCTACGGCCCGAGAGAGCACCTGCAGGGCGTGTACGGAGAAGTCATCCCGAGATTCGTGCTCAGAATCCTGAACAATATGCCGCCGGTCATTTTTGGCGACGGCACGCAGACCAGGGATTTTACCTATGTCTCTGACACCGTGAATGGCATCATTATGGCCTCTGCATGCAATGGGCTTATCGGTCAGGCGGTGAATATTGCAAGGGGGCAGGAGGTAAGCATTACGCAACTGGCTGAAATTATTGCGAAGGCACTCGGCAGGACGGATATCAGGCCTGTCTATGAACAGAACCGTCCCGGCGATGTCAAAAGGCATTATGCGGATATTTCAAAAGCGGGGAAATTAATCGGTTTCAGCCCGGCCATTGACATTGAAAAGGGCATCAGTCTCTACATCGACTGGTTCAATGCCCAGAATTTCGATGTCTCCGGTCTTATCAGGCAGGAGACCATTTTCAACTGGTAA
- a CDS encoding acyltransferase yields the protein MNNIIYQNVVIGDDACIDPPSVIGKPPRGAAAGERSLRIGGRCHIRPFSTIYAGSEIGEGFQTGQGVSIREDNIIGNNVSIGTNTVLEFGNRIGDSSRIHSNCFLEMVTIGRFVFVGPHVVFTDDPHPMLCPKYRECKGGPTVDDFARIGANSTILPGVRIGRNSLVGAGSVVTRDVPENSVVAGNPAKVIKMVDDLVCPPGFFERPYDWFPYREEAGQQ from the coding sequence ATGAACAATATCATCTACCAGAACGTAGTTATTGGAGATGACGCTTGCATCGACCCTCCTTCGGTTATCGGAAAACCGCCACGCGGCGCCGCTGCGGGTGAACGTTCTCTCCGCATCGGCGGCAGATGTCATATCAGGCCGTTCAGCACGATATATGCCGGGTCAGAAATCGGCGAGGGCTTCCAGACAGGACAGGGGGTTTCGATACGGGAGGACAATATCATAGGCAATAACGTGAGCATTGGCACCAATACCGTGCTTGAGTTCGGCAACAGGATTGGTGACAGCAGCCGTATTCACAGCAACTGTTTCCTCGAAATGGTCACCATAGGCAGGTTTGTTTTTGTCGGACCCCATGTCGTGTTTACCGATGACCCTCACCCGATGTTATGTCCAAAATACAGGGAATGCAAGGGAGGGCCGACAGTGGACGATTTTGCGCGAATCGGCGCGAATTCGACCATTCTGCCGGGAGTCAGAATCGGGCGCAACAGTCTTGTAGGGGCCGGGTCTGTCGTCACGAGGGATGTCCCTGAAAACAGCGTGGTTGCAGGCAACCCTGCGAAAGTCATCAAAATGGTTGATGATCTGGTGTGCCCGCCAGGGTTCTTTGAAAGACCGTATGACTGGTTTCCCTACCGCGAAGAGGCAGGGCAGCAATGA
- a CDS encoding acyltransferase has translation MERVVKAYFGSKEIREDAPFESGFAEHLMNHLTFDERLALYERFKPGETHFDAIMRRMLLKSLVRRFGNDVTVSSFVSFAHPETIEIGEGVFFGQYSFVQGRHDGYCRIGSKVWIGPYSYFDARALDIEDCVGIGPGTRILGSKHTGRPEDVPIIQTDLVIKPVRICHGSDIGMNAVILPGVTVGEGAIVGAGAVVTKDVDPRTIVAGVPAQFLKKR, from the coding sequence ATGGAGAGAGTGGTAAAGGCATATTTCGGTTCGAAAGAAATCAGGGAGGATGCCCCCTTCGAATCCGGATTTGCCGAACATCTCATGAATCACCTGACATTTGATGAGCGCCTTGCACTGTACGAGCGGTTCAAGCCAGGGGAAACACATTTTGATGCAATCATGAGAAGGATGCTTCTGAAGAGTCTTGTCAGGCGCTTCGGAAATGACGTCACAGTTTCCTCATTTGTTTCATTCGCTCACCCTGAGACAATTGAGATCGGGGAAGGAGTCTTTTTCGGGCAGTACAGCTTTGTGCAGGGGCGTCATGACGGTTACTGCAGAATTGGCAGCAAGGTATGGATAGGTCCGTACAGTTATTTTGATGCAAGGGCACTCGACATAGAAGACTGTGTCGGGATCGGTCCCGGTACCAGAATTCTCGGTTCAAAGCATACAGGCAGGCCGGAAGACGTTCCGATCATACAGACTGATCTGGTTATCAAGCCGGTAAGGATATGCCATGGCAGTGATATCGGAATGAATGCGGTCATATTGCCCGGGGTTACGGTCGGAGAGGGTGCAATTGTGGGCGCAGGCGCAGTGGTGACCAAGGATGTCGATCCCCGTACCATTGTTGCCGGTGTCCCGGCCCAGTTTCTGAAAAAACGGTAG
- a CDS encoding DegT/DnrJ/EryC1/StrS family aminotransferase produces the protein MKTIPFVDLKAGFLPLKDEIMKAVEDVLNGMNLYIGPNCQELEREFADFCGTRYAIGVGSGTDAIQFALLACGVKSGDEVITSPHTFFATAEAIAVLGATPVFADIDPLTFTIDAGAITKKITGSTRAIVPVHMYGQISDMEQIAEIAKKYGIPVIEDACQAHGALFHGVKAGALGDAGCFSFYFTKNLGGYGEGGMVTTNDSRIAETVALYRNHGHKAKFAHAVFGYNGRLDEIQAAILRVKLKHLDTYNDRRREIASGYNALLQNTPLELPSEAPGRTHVYHLYVVRSKKRDALQDFLQKHGIGTGIHYKTPVHLQEAAAGLGYRRGDFPEVESACDEILSLPIYPELEKESLEYIAEKIEEFCSL, from the coding sequence ATGAAAACAATACCATTCGTTGATTTGAAGGCAGGGTTCCTGCCTCTTAAAGATGAAATAATGAAGGCTGTTGAGGACGTCCTGAACGGGATGAACCTCTATATCGGACCGAACTGCCAGGAGCTTGAGAGAGAATTTGCCGATTTCTGCGGCACACGGTATGCGATCGGCGTTGGCTCAGGAACGGACGCAATACAGTTTGCACTTCTGGCCTGCGGGGTGAAGAGCGGGGATGAGGTCATCACCTCTCCGCATACTTTTTTTGCCACCGCGGAGGCAATCGCGGTTCTTGGCGCGACTCCCGTGTTTGCCGACATCGACCCTCTGACATTTACCATTGACGCCGGAGCAATAACGAAAAAAATAACCGGCAGTACCAGAGCGATCGTTCCGGTACACATGTACGGACAGATATCGGACATGGAACAGATTGCAGAGATAGCAAAGAAATACGGGATACCCGTCATCGAGGATGCGTGTCAGGCACACGGTGCACTTTTTCATGGGGTGAAAGCCGGAGCACTGGGTGATGCAGGATGCTTCAGTTTTTATTTCACGAAGAACCTTGGCGGTTACGGTGAGGGCGGAATGGTGACGACGAATGACAGCCGGATAGCGGAGACAGTGGCGCTTTACCGCAACCACGGACATAAGGCAAAATTCGCGCATGCGGTGTTCGGCTACAACGGAAGGCTGGATGAAATTCAGGCAGCGATATTGAGGGTGAAGCTTAAGCATCTGGATACATATAACGACAGAAGGCGGGAAATCGCGTCAGGCTATAATGCGCTGCTGCAGAATACCCCCTTGGAACTTCCCTCCGAGGCTCCAGGCAGAACGCACGTATATCATCTCTACGTGGTAAGAAGCAAGAAGAGGGACGCACTGCAGGACTTTCTCCAGAAGCACGGGATAGGCACCGGGATACACTATAAAACCCCGGTACACCTGCAGGAAGCAGCAGCCGGACTGGGATACCGCAGGGGCGATTTCCCCGAGGTAGAATCCGCATGTGACGAGATACTGTCCCTCCCGATATATCCGGAACTTGAGAAGGAAAGTTTGGAGTATATCGCGGAAAAGATCGAGGAGTTCTGTTCTTTGTAA
- a CDS encoding Gfo/Idh/MocA family oxidoreductase translates to MKNIKVGVIGCGYWGPNLIRNFNENYHTELRYACDLEDERLERIALRYPAVTPTKNYRDLLRDKEVQVIAIATPVHTHYNLAREALEAGKHVLIEKPLTPSVKEAEKLVALSKKKNLILFTDHTFIYTGAVKKMKEFMSSGEIGDVYYFDSVRVNLGLFQQDINVIWDLAPHDISIMDHLIPEQPKSVVAVGSSHAGSGLEDIAYVTVRFAGDLIAHFHLNWLSPVKIRKIIVGGSRKMIVFDDLDPAEKIKIYDKGIILAHADKKQLYQNIIQYRIGDMYAPKIDHTEALKGMVDHLAHCITNNLNPITDGESGLRVVRILEAADKSIRKGGSKVLL, encoded by the coding sequence ATGAAAAACATTAAGGTCGGGGTAATCGGGTGCGGATACTGGGGCCCCAATCTTATCAGGAATTTTAATGAAAATTATCATACCGAACTGAGATACGCCTGCGATCTGGAGGATGAACGTCTCGAGAGAATAGCCCTGAGATATCCTGCCGTCACTCCTACGAAAAACTACAGGGATCTGCTCAGGGACAAGGAAGTCCAGGTGATTGCGATCGCCACGCCGGTACATACCCATTACAATCTTGCGCGGGAAGCCCTTGAGGCCGGCAAGCACGTCCTGATTGAAAAGCCCTTAACGCCGAGTGTGAAAGAGGCGGAAAAGCTTGTTGCCCTCTCGAAGAAGAAAAATCTCATCCTGTTTACCGATCATACGTTTATTTATACAGGAGCGGTGAAAAAGATGAAGGAGTTCATGTCTTCGGGAGAGATCGGGGACGTCTATTATTTTGATTCGGTTCGGGTGAATCTTGGCCTTTTCCAGCAGGATATCAATGTGATCTGGGATCTTGCGCCCCACGATATTTCAATCATGGATCACCTGATTCCGGAGCAACCAAAGAGTGTCGTTGCTGTCGGAAGCAGTCACGCCGGCAGCGGTCTCGAGGACATCGCCTATGTGACAGTCAGGTTTGCAGGTGACCTCATCGCGCATTTTCACCTGAACTGGCTGTCTCCCGTAAAAATCAGAAAGATTATCGTCGGCGGAAGCAGGAAAATGATCGTGTTCGACGATCTTGATCCGGCAGAGAAAATAAAGATTTATGACAAGGGGATAATTCTTGCGCATGCGGATAAAAAACAGCTATATCAGAATATAATCCAGTACAGGATCGGTGATATGTATGCGCCCAAAATAGACCATACCGAAGCACTGAAGGGTATGGTGGATCATCTTGCCCATTGCATTACGAATAACCTGAACCCTATTACTGACGGAGAATCCGGGTTAAGGGTGGTGAGGATACTTGAAGCAGCAGACAAATCGATCAGGAAAGGCGGGAGCAAAGTCCTTTTATGA